A region from the Microcoleus sp. FACHB-672 genome encodes:
- a CDS encoding sugar transferase, which yields MTAESQLISGKVIRAMVKRGFPPLALSGLDGEFSKRLFDILFSLCVLILFSPVYLLLAILIALASPGPVFYRQERVGKNRQSFGCLKFRTMVQNADEMLLELITESPHLRQEFENNFKLKQDPRITWIGRFLRLTSLDEFPQFWNVLKGDMSVVGPRPLVEEELPKYGRHIDKVLTIRPGITGLWQVSGRNDIPYPRRVQMDVYYVNFRNFWMDLWLIFKTLGVVIFPKNNGAY from the coding sequence ATGACTGCCGAAAGCCAACTCATCTCCGGCAAGGTCATTCGGGCGATGGTCAAACGGGGCTTTCCGCCCCTCGCATTGAGTGGTCTAGACGGAGAGTTTTCTAAGCGGTTGTTCGATATTCTGTTTTCTCTATGTGTTCTGATCCTGTTTTCCCCAGTTTATCTGCTCTTAGCTATACTGATCGCTCTGGCCTCGCCAGGGCCAGTTTTTTACAGACAAGAGCGTGTGGGAAAAAACCGCCAATCCTTTGGCTGTCTTAAATTCAGAACAATGGTTCAAAACGCTGACGAAATGTTGCTAGAACTGATAACAGAGTCCCCCCATCTTCGTCAAGAATTCGAGAATAATTTCAAGCTTAAGCAAGACCCCAGGATTACCTGGATCGGTCGATTTTTAAGGCTGACTAGCTTAGATGAATTTCCTCAATTTTGGAATGTTTTGAAAGGGGACATGAGCGTTGTCGGGCCTAGACCTTTAGTTGAAGAGGAACTGCCGAAATATGGACGGCATATAGATAAGGTGCTAACCATCCGGCCTGGAATTACAGGCTTATGGCAAGTATCTGGGCGGAATGATATTCCCTACCCCCGCCGAGTTCAAATGGATGTCTATTATGTCAACTTCCGGAATTTTTGGATGGATTTGTGGTTAATTTTCAAAACCCTTGGCGTTGTTATTTTCCCCAAAAATAATGGAGCCTACTAA